Proteins from a genomic interval of Marmoricola sp. OAE513:
- a CDS encoding molybdopterin-dependent oxidoreductase codes for MKRTTPYLALAGLLTGAAGIVTAQSTAWLLQAGAGPVRAARTTAVDLTPGVVMRWLVSKTSSVGLPLGNIMVIILLLVVFAVVGVLALRRPLVADVVYVATAGIGVVSALRIDRSIESAMCPVVAMVTWIVVSRLLVRTVGRSLAPDEVDPSRRQLLGFFSGVVLVTAGVGVAGLSSRSKRNAVDRSRRLLRLPITRGSVPAGSRLGVVGISSWRTPARSFYKVRASISDPVIEIDDWTLRVHGMVDREVELSYSDLVNLPMIEAWVTMCAATNEVGGEKVGNAYWSGIRLGDILEQAGVQAAADTVVQTGKDGWTCAVPLDLLTDGRTAMLALAMNGAVLEVGQGFPARTVVAGVYDYATTTKWVVDLEVTTAEEASTRSAEEGWDEGSPVRTQSRIDLPRDGDDVPSGTLEIGGVAWSPHAGIRAVEYQLDGGPWVTARVGTTTRTGDAWVQWTADLEVGTGAHVLVVRATDMTGVVQTDVENAAEPSGATGLHQIDFDVV; via the coding sequence GTGAAGCGGACCACGCCCTACCTCGCCCTGGCGGGTCTGCTGACCGGCGCTGCCGGCATCGTGACTGCTCAGTCGACCGCCTGGCTGCTCCAGGCCGGCGCGGGCCCGGTGCGCGCTGCGCGCACCACGGCCGTCGACCTAACGCCCGGCGTCGTCATGCGCTGGCTGGTCTCCAAGACCAGCTCGGTGGGTCTGCCGCTCGGCAACATCATGGTGATCATCCTCCTGCTGGTGGTGTTCGCGGTCGTCGGTGTGCTCGCGCTGCGACGCCCTCTGGTCGCAGACGTCGTGTACGTCGCGACGGCGGGCATCGGGGTGGTCTCCGCCCTCCGGATCGACCGGTCCATCGAGTCGGCGATGTGCCCGGTGGTCGCGATGGTCACCTGGATCGTCGTGTCCCGGCTGCTCGTGCGGACCGTGGGACGCAGCCTTGCGCCGGACGAGGTCGACCCGTCGCGCCGGCAGCTGCTCGGCTTCTTCAGCGGGGTCGTCCTGGTAACCGCGGGGGTCGGCGTGGCAGGTCTCTCGAGCCGGTCCAAGCGCAACGCGGTCGACAGGTCTCGTCGCCTGCTGCGCCTGCCCATCACCCGCGGCTCGGTGCCCGCCGGGTCGCGCCTCGGGGTCGTCGGGATCAGCTCGTGGCGCACCCCGGCCCGCTCCTTCTACAAGGTGCGCGCGTCGATCTCGGACCCGGTGATCGAGATCGACGACTGGACGCTGCGGGTGCACGGGATGGTCGACCGCGAGGTCGAGCTGAGCTACTCCGACCTCGTGAACCTGCCGATGATCGAGGCGTGGGTGACCATGTGCGCGGCCACCAACGAGGTGGGTGGGGAGAAGGTCGGCAACGCCTACTGGTCAGGGATCCGGTTGGGCGACATCCTCGAGCAGGCCGGCGTCCAGGCCGCGGCCGACACCGTCGTGCAGACCGGGAAGGACGGCTGGACCTGTGCCGTTCCCCTCGACCTGCTGACCGACGGCCGGACGGCGATGCTCGCACTGGCCATGAACGGTGCCGTGCTCGAGGTGGGTCAGGGGTTCCCCGCGCGCACGGTCGTCGCCGGTGTCTACGACTACGCGACGACGACCAAGTGGGTCGTCGATCTCGAGGTCACCACGGCGGAGGAGGCGTCGACCCGGTCGGCCGAGGAAGGCTGGGACGAGGGCAGTCCGGTCCGCACCCAGTCCCGGATCGACCTGCCCCGCGACGGCGACGACGTACCGTCCGGCACCCTGGAGATCGGTGGCGTCGCGTGGTCGCCGCACGCCGGGATCAGGGCGGTCGAGTACCAGCTCGACGGTGGCCCGTGGGTGACCGCCCGCGTGGGCACGACGACGAGGACCGGCGATGCCTGGGTGCAGTGGACCGCCGACCTGGAAGTCGGGACCGGTGCGCACGTGCTCGTGGTGCGAGCCACCGACATGACCGGGGTCGTGCAGACCGACGTCGAGAACGCGGCGGAACCGAGCGGTGCCACCGGGCTCCACCAGATCGACTTCGACGTCGTCTGA
- a CDS encoding SDR family oxidoreductase, translating into MGTDLSADFSDRPGAALVVGGSGGLGRAVVRMLGERGSAVVATYRSGRRAAEQAVSEATAHGVRGEALGLDTLDDAAVVDAVTAVVARYGGLHTLVYAAGPHVPMTHLSKVDPAALSTQLEVDTGAFFRVVSAALPALREARGSVVAVTTAATSRYPVRDGLSAAPKAAVEALARGLAAEEGRFGVRVNCVGPGMLTDGMADRLISSGELDERALEVTRGNIPLRRFGQAVDIAEAVCFLASDRAGFISGQKLDVDGGYGV; encoded by the coding sequence ATGGGAACCGACCTGAGCGCCGACTTCTCCGACCGTCCCGGCGCGGCACTGGTGGTCGGGGGCAGCGGCGGCCTGGGCCGTGCCGTCGTGCGGATGCTCGGTGAGCGCGGCAGCGCGGTGGTCGCGACGTACCGGTCCGGCCGGCGGGCCGCCGAGCAGGCGGTCTCCGAGGCGACGGCGCACGGCGTACGAGGCGAGGCGCTGGGGCTGGACACCCTCGACGACGCCGCGGTGGTCGACGCGGTCACCGCAGTCGTCGCCCGGTACGGCGGCCTGCACACGCTGGTCTACGCAGCCGGACCGCACGTGCCGATGACGCACCTCAGCAAGGTCGACCCGGCGGCTCTGTCGACCCAGCTCGAGGTCGACACCGGCGCGTTCTTCCGGGTCGTCTCCGCCGCGCTGCCGGCGCTGCGCGAGGCGCGAGGGAGCGTGGTCGCGGTGACGACGGCTGCCACCTCGCGTTACCCCGTCCGTGACGGGTTGTCGGCTGCTCCGAAGGCGGCGGTCGAGGCGCTGGCGCGCGGTCTCGCCGCGGAGGAGGGGCGGTTCGGCGTGCGGGTGAACTGCGTCGGTCCGGGGATGCTGACCGACGGGATGGCGGACCGGTTGATCAGCTCGGGGGAGCTGGACGAGCGAGCGCTGGAGGTGACGCGGGGGAACATCCCGCTGCGGCGGTTCGGGCAGGCGGTCGACATCGCCGAGGCCGTGTGCTTTCTGGCTTCTGACCGGGCGGGGTTCATCTCGGGGCAGAAGCTGGACGTCGACGGGGGATACGGGGTCTAG
- the ispF gene encoding 2-C-methyl-D-erythritol 2,4-cyclodiphosphate synthase, producing MDLRTGIGTDVHRLVEGRPMTIAGLTWPEETSGPEGHSDGDVVLHAICDALFSASGLGDLGSNYGTSEPQWSGAAGDALLAETLVRVRAAGWTVCNVAVQLVGNRPRIGGRRTEAERHLAETHGIAVSFSATTTDGLGLTGRGEGVAAIATALLQRDT from the coding sequence GTGGATCTCAGAACGGGTATCGGAACCGACGTGCACCGTCTCGTCGAGGGACGGCCGATGACGATCGCCGGACTGACCTGGCCGGAGGAGACCTCGGGGCCCGAGGGTCACTCCGACGGCGACGTCGTGCTGCACGCGATCTGCGACGCACTCTTCTCCGCCTCAGGTCTTGGCGACCTCGGCAGCAACTACGGGACCTCCGAGCCGCAGTGGTCCGGCGCTGCCGGCGACGCCCTGCTGGCGGAGACCCTGGTGCGGGTCCGGGCAGCGGGCTGGACGGTGTGCAACGTCGCGGTCCAGCTGGTCGGCAACCGGCCGCGGATCGGGGGCCGCCGGACCGAGGCCGAACGTCACCTCGCCGAGACCCACGGCATCGCGGTCTCGTTCTCCGCGACCACCACCGACGGCCTGGGCCTCACCGGTCGCGGCGAGGGCGTCGCGGCGATCG
- a CDS encoding peptidase C39 family protein, with the protein MPFPDLRPQLARAIAYPRVAVSLVALVLGLGALVVIRPDLSSGPVDSVRLAATPVKSSYGAFTSTADFARGTRGGTTISAGTVHLGSPVGTRKIGDKSYEYATWTSPWVTPKQTFTQLVPSWTASTPTGSLVQVLVTVRNTAGTVSSAKKLGTWTLGDSGFKRTSGSTQKDAVARVSTDTVVAGPKALTGYRLTVRLLRLPRGAAPSLNAIGAATATPSTTLPATSVPLRRTAVSLAVPGYSQMTHRGHAPQYGGGGEAWCSPTSLSMVLGYYGRLPDPTSYAWVPKKYADRWVDHVARLTYDYAYRGTGNWPFNTAYAATRTGNAFVTRLTNLRMAERFLRAGIPVIVSIKFGKGQLRNAPITATAGHLVVLTGLTAAGNPIVNDPAAPTNKSVRRTYNRAEFERAWLRGSWGTAYIVTDAKHPLPKRPKGIHNW; encoded by the coding sequence GTGCCCTTCCCCGATCTCCGGCCACAGCTCGCGCGTGCGATCGCGTACCCGCGCGTCGCCGTCAGCCTGGTCGCCCTCGTGCTCGGCCTCGGCGCCCTGGTGGTGATACGCCCGGACCTGAGCAGCGGCCCGGTCGACTCGGTCCGCCTGGCAGCCACCCCGGTCAAGAGCAGCTACGGCGCCTTCACCAGCACCGCCGACTTCGCGCGCGGCACCCGCGGCGGGACGACCATCTCGGCGGGCACCGTCCACCTCGGCTCCCCCGTCGGGACCCGCAAGATCGGCGACAAGAGCTACGAGTACGCGACCTGGACCTCCCCGTGGGTCACCCCGAAGCAGACCTTCACCCAGCTGGTGCCGTCCTGGACCGCGAGCACCCCGACCGGCTCCCTGGTCCAGGTCCTCGTCACCGTCAGGAACACCGCGGGCACGGTGAGCAGCGCCAAGAAGCTCGGCACCTGGACGCTCGGTGACTCCGGGTTCAAGCGCACCAGCGGCAGCACCCAGAAGGACGCCGTCGCCCGGGTCTCGACCGACACCGTCGTGGCTGGGCCGAAGGCGCTCACCGGCTACCGCCTCACGGTCCGGTTGCTCCGTCTGCCCCGAGGGGCGGCACCGAGCCTGAACGCGATCGGCGCCGCAACCGCGACCCCGTCGACAACGCTGCCCGCGACGTCGGTCCCGCTCAGGAGGACGGCTGTCAGCCTGGCCGTCCCGGGGTACAGCCAGATGACCCACCGCGGACACGCTCCCCAGTACGGCGGAGGTGGCGAGGCCTGGTGCTCGCCCACGTCACTCTCGATGGTGCTCGGCTACTACGGCCGCCTCCCGGACCCGACGTCGTACGCCTGGGTCCCGAAGAAGTACGCCGACCGCTGGGTCGACCACGTCGCCCGACTGACCTACGACTACGCCTACCGGGGTACCGGCAACTGGCCGTTCAACACCGCGTACGCCGCCACCCGCACCGGCAACGCCTTCGTCACGCGACTCACCAACCTCCGCATGGCCGAGCGATTCCTCCGCGCAGGCATCCCCGTGATCGTCTCGATCAAGTTCGGCAAGGGCCAGCTCCGCAACGCCCCCATCACCGCCACCGCCGGCCACCTCGTCGTCCTCACCGGCCTCACCGCCGCCGGCAACCCGATCGTCAACGACCCCGCAGCCCCCACCAACAAGAGCGTCCGCCGCACCTACAACCGCGCCGAGTTCGAACGAGCCTGGCTCCGCGGCTCCTGGGGCACCGCCTACATCGTCACCGACGCCAAGCACCCGCTCCCGAAGCGGCCAAAGGGCATCCACAACTGGTAG